The following nucleotide sequence is from Nitrospirota bacterium.
CGCAGATGAAGAACTGCGAGCCGCTGTCGTTGAAGTCGCGGGTGCTGTTGCTCTCGCGCGGCACCTTGGCCATGGACAGGGCCCCGCGCTTGTGCGGCCGGTCGTTCGGCTCCGGACTGAGCCAGTAGCCCGGCCCGCCGGTGCCGTGCAGGCTCCGGTCCGGATTCTTGCTCAACGGGTCCCCGCCCTGGATGATGAAACCCGGCACCACGCGATGAAACGCCAAGCCGTCGTAGAAGCCCATCTTGGCCAGGTTGAGGAAATTGTCCACGTGCCGGGGGGCGTCCTCGGGGTAGAACCGGATCAGCATCTCGCCGAACTTGGTCGAGATGACCACGCGGGGGTTCTTCTTCTGGAACTGCATCGTCATGCGGGCCAATCTATCAGCCCAGATCGGGCTAGCGCAAGAACCACCCTCGGGCTAGGGGCACGGGGCTAGAGGCTAGAGATGACGAATTTGCCGGTCTTTTCTCCGCCCCCTAGCCCCTAACCTCTAGCCCCTTGCCTTCAGGCACAGCCCGTCCCCCGGCTTGATCCTGAGCCACATGAGCCCCCCGAGGAGCGCGACCGACGCAGCCACGCCCAGCGCCGCGGCCCAGCCCACCTGCTCGGCCAGCCACGGGGTCAACATCGGGGAGAGGCTGCCTCCGAGATTGGCGCCGGTGTTCATCAGCCCCGAGAGGGTGCCGGCGTGGGGCTGGGAGAGGTCCACGGTGGAGGACCAGTAGGCCCCGGCCGCGAAGTAGAGCCAGCCGGCCCCAAGCGAGAGGAGCGTAATCGCGAAGGAGGGGGATTCGAGGAACGCCCCGAACAGGATGGACAGGGAGGAGAGCAGCATCCCGGCCGCCCCTACGAGCGCGC
It contains:
- a CDS encoding peptidylprolyl isomerase is translated as MTMQFQKKNPRVVISTKFGEMLIRFYPEDAPRHVDNFLNLAKMGFYDGLAFHRVVPGFIIQGGDPLSKNPDRSLHGTGGPGYWLSPEPNDRPHKRGALSMAKVPRESNSTRDFNDSGSQFFICVKDSSGLDRMYTVFGEVFRGLDVIDKIVAVQRDERDNPIAPVEMRITVKE